From a single Micromonospora carbonacea genomic region:
- a CDS encoding DUF2617 family protein codes for MLVTLDAPYVDTSAADLSLALGDGERPALHVLDLDLPGGIRLRLRLLGASHQVVLRAAGTELTETVACLPGRPPELPATRLDEANGYRFTATVLRPAGAELSTRVAALRAELAGDPYALVGVFPGDADAVTALAVRTDPPDGAVGWRTWHAYPQTNELVLTETVVSL; via the coding sequence GTGCTGGTCACCCTCGACGCCCCGTACGTCGACACCAGCGCCGCCGACCTCAGCCTCGCCCTCGGCGACGGCGAACGCCCCGCGCTGCACGTGCTCGACCTCGACCTGCCCGGCGGGATCCGGCTGCGGCTGCGGCTGCTCGGCGCGTCACACCAGGTGGTGCTGCGCGCGGCCGGCACCGAGCTGACCGAGACCGTCGCCTGCCTCCCCGGCCGCCCGCCCGAGCTGCCCGCGACCCGGCTGGACGAGGCGAACGGCTACCGGTTCACCGCCACCGTGCTGCGCCCGGCCGGGGCGGAGCTGAGCACCCGGGTCGCCGCGCTCCGCGCCGAGCTGGCCGGCGACCCGTACGCGCTGGTCGGGGTGTTTCCCGGCGACGCCGACGCGGTGACGGCCCTCGCCGTGCGCACCGACCCGCCGGACGGGGCGGTCGGCTGGCGCACCTGGCACGCGTACCCCCAGACCAACGAGCTGGTCCTGACCGAGACGGTGGTGTCCCTATGA